One Patescibacteria group bacterium genomic region harbors:
- the ruvA gene encoding Holliday junction branch migration protein RuvA, whose amino-acid sequence MIFSLRGKIIYRGDNFLVIETGQIGYQVFVSPSLIKKVKINEGLKIFTYLYTREETQELYGFKSIEELEFFKELLAIAGVGPKIAQNILSLGKISEIKKAIQNGQVNFLTKISGVGKKTAEKIIVEMRGKFEELLKRSKISDRPLETALRKLGYHSQEIKEILSEIPPEIEGTKERLKYALKILGQS is encoded by the coding sequence ATGATTTTTTCTCTGCGCGGCAAAATTATTTATCGGGGCGACAACTTTTTGGTTATAGAAACAGGCCAGATCGGCTATCAAGTTTTCGTTTCTCCATCCTTAATAAAAAAAGTTAAAATCAATGAAGGTTTAAAAATTTTTACCTATTTATACACAAGAGAGGAAACCCAAGAACTTTACGGTTTTAAGAGCATCGAAGAATTAGAATTTTTTAAAGAACTTTTAGCTATTGCCGGCGTTGGTCCGAAAATTGCTCAAAATATCCTCTCACTCGGTAAAATTTCCGAAATTAAGAAAGCCATTCAAAACGGTCAAGTCAATTTTTTAACCAAAATTTCTGGCGTTGGTAAAAAAACGGCGGAAAAAATTATTGTTGAAATGAGAGGAAAATTTGAAGAGTTATTGAAACGTTCTAAAATTTCTGACCGACCTTTAGAAACGGCTTTACGCAAACTTGGTTATCACTCTCAAGAGATTAAAGAAATTCTTTCTGAAATTCCACCGGAAATTGAAGGCACTAAAGAAAGACTCAAATATGCTTTAAAAATTTTAGGCCAATCATAA